A region of Diospyros lotus cultivar Yz01 chromosome 3, ASM1463336v1, whole genome shotgun sequence DNA encodes the following proteins:
- the LOC127796808 gene encoding uncharacterized protein LOC127796808, whose protein sequence is MASVAYPQANGQAEASNKTILHDLKTRLEKAKGGWADELPSILWAYRTTSRVPTRETPFSLAYGTDALIPVEVDLGSPRVMAFKEECNLDCLRENLDLLDELREKAAIQLAAYRIRFSNYYNERVRPRKLEEGDLVLRKAAITNALREEGKLRPNWEGSYKIRKMLGPNTCILQTLQGEAMGKTWNTMNLKRYFPTLSAMNSSEEGKARDAGPSLSPEALPNPSEGQDSL, encoded by the coding sequence ATGGCATCCGTGGCATACCCCCAAGCGAATGGACAAGCTGAAGCAAGCAATAAGACCATACTGCACGACTTAAAGACTCGATTGGAGAAGGCAAAAGGTGGATGGGCCGATGAGCTCCCCAGCATCTTATGGGCATATCGCACAACCAGTCGGGTACCCACCAGGGAAACACCTTTTAGCTTGGCCTATGGAACTGACGCACTCATCCCTGTAGAAGTAGACCTTGGTTCACCCCGAGTCATGGCCTTCAAGGAAGAATGTAATTTGGATTGTCTACGGGAGAATTTGGACCTGTTGGACGAATTGAGGGAAAAGGCGGCGATACAGTTGGCAGCTTATCGGATAAGATTCTCCAACTACTACAATGAAAGGGTTCGCCCTCGCAAACTTGAAGAAGGAGATCTGGTACTCAGGAAGGCGGCCATCACCAATGCTCTTAGAGAAGAAGGGAAACTCAGGCCTAATTGGGAAGGATCTTACAAAATTCGAAAAATGTTGGGACCTAACACGTGCATACTACAAACACTACAAGGCGAGGCAATGGGCAAAACTTGGAACACCATGAACCTCAAAAGGTACTTCCCGACCCTATCGGCTATGAACTCCAGTGAAGAAGGCAAAGCACGAGATGCAGGACCAAGCCTATCACCAGAGGCGTTGCCTAATCCATCTGAGGGTCAGGATTCTCTCTAa